Sequence from the bacterium genome:
TTGCAGGTCCGCCGTCGGCTGTACATGTTCCGTCGAGTTGTCTGATTCATAGTCGAAAAGACCCGGTTGCCGAGGCCAGAGACATCGCGTCCCAGTTGTTCGAGCGGAATCGAAAATCCACGGTTATCCTCGGCGGCGGACTGGGGTATCTGCCCGAAGCGATCCTCGATCTTGCGTCCGGAGATCACTTCGTTGCAGTCCTGGAGCCGGACGTGGGACTCTGGCAGCTTGGTCGGTGTCATCGGCCGGATGCGGCATACTTCAATTCGACGCGCATAGGAATACGACTCGTCCCGACGCCGTCCACGTTCTCGAACTGTTGCCAAGAGTTGACAGCGGAATCCGGCTTGATTGTATCGCCCTACTTCCTAAGGCTTGCTCAGCACGACGACACGCCGATTGCCGGATTTGTGCAGATTCTACGATCGGAGATGGCTTCACGACACGTTTACGACACTTTGATTTCCACCCACACTGCGATTAACGGTCCGCGGCTCGCACATTGCCCGAGTGCCCTGAATGTCCGGCTGCTTGATGACAAGCTGGTGTGCGTCTGCGGTGCGGGTCCGAGTCTCACGCCGTGTTTGGCATCTGTGAAGCGTTGCCGCGCTCAGGTCATCGTCGTTGCGGCGAGCGGCGCGGTTCCTTCGCTGCTTCAGGCGGGAATTGAACCCGATTGGATTATCGCGTTGGAAGGCAGAGAATCCATTGTAAACGATTTGAGCGATCTACGCGCCGACAGCCATATAATTGCCTTTGAGGTTGTTAACCCCGCCGTCCTCGAGCGCTTTGGGGAATCCACGATCTATCGCGGGGATGGCGTTCAGGGGCTGGAGACTCGGGGAGGAAGTTCACTCATTCCGGCGGTGGACTTCGCGCTTCGCACTTCGACCGCGGAAATCGCCTTGCTGGGCGCAGACTTGAGTTTGGCAAGCGGCTTGTATGCGGGGGGTGCGAAACGAGACGCCAGTCCAACGGATTTGGGAAATCCGTCACCACCCAAGTTTGCATCCATGCGCGCCGGGATCGAACGTCTTCTATCGAAGCCTGATCTCCAAAATCGAACTATCTTCCATGTTCTACCTAAAGGACGTCCGCTGCGAGGAACGTCCTGCATCGAACCATCGGATCTCGAGGAACGAATCGGAAAATACGCCGCTCAAACGAGGACTCATGTCTGACAAAGCCGAATACGGCAAGTACCTGTGCGATCCGCAGAGCATCGCCGCCGTCCGCAGCGCCACCGACCTGCCCACCGAGCGAGCGCGAAACGGTCAGCCGACCCTCACGTATCGAGGACTCCGTCTGCACTCGTCGGTGGATCCGGTGTCCGAGGCGAACTCGGCAATCGAAGAAATCGCTGAGGAGCTGCGTCGCAGACTCTCTGAACCGGAAAGTACTGTGACGTGCGTCGTTCTCGGACCCGGATTGGGATACGTGGTTGGTGCGCTGAGTCGTTATGCGGAGCAGACCGGTGTGGTTTCGCGCATTCGTATCCTATGCGTCGAATCCGACGCCGAGGTGGCCCGGAAGGCACTGCATCTCCGCCTCTGGGAACCCTGTGAAATCTCCGTATGCTGGTTCGTTGGACCGGCGGCTCGCGAAGAACTCAAAACGCGTATGGATCACGGCCCGCGTGTCTATATCGCACACCCGACCGGATACCGGCTGAATAAGAAATTCTATGACGAATTGATGACCGATCTTCAGGAACGCGCTGTGCCGGAGCGCCCACTGC
This genomic interval carries:
- a CDS encoding DUF115 domain-containing protein, which encodes MFERNRKSTVILGGGLGYLPEAILDLASGDHFVAVLEPDVGLWQLGRCHRPDAAYFNSTRIGIRLVPTPSTFSNCCQELTAESGLIVSPYFLRLAQHDDTPIAGFVQILRSEMASRHVYDTLISTHTAINGPRLAHCPSALNVRLLDDKLVCVCGAGPSLTPCLASVKRCRAQVIVVAASGAVPSLLQAGIEPDWIIALEGRESIVNDLSDLRADSHIIAFEVVNPAVLERFGESTIYRGDGVQGLETRGGSSLIPAVDFALRTSTAEIALLGADLSLASGLYAGGAKRDASPTDLGNPSPPKFASMRAGIERLLSKPDLQNRTIFHVLPKGRPLRGTSCIEPSDLEERIGKYAAQTRTHV